From a single Streptomyces liliifuscus genomic region:
- a CDS encoding SpoIIE family protein phosphatase: protein MRSHNESSDDSPGYPFDETATARAVIDRDGILVEWNEGARRLLGHAPAEVVGLPAANLLATDTGAPLPPSADHRWNETLALRHRDGRTLNVWVLAHRRRPELGDRSDWLVVTPLENGKPPTEADSLSAMFLEQSPCATALFDERLRLRRVNAVMAESIGLPEERIRGLRIPEIGGRPQNDELEAAMLQVLLTGRRQDVQTLGTGNSDGALAWLARMAPLSDAEGRVVGVCLSAHDFTDHYLARERLQIVNEASIRIGSTLDVTRTAQELADVCVPALADFVSIDLVDPPEHDGEPYTGPVSAPVSLRRAAHRSVNPGNPEAVVKLGQIDVYPSPSPQADSLVAGRPIVATDPMTTLADWLAWDPARGERVRELGIHTTMSVPIQARGATLGVAVFTRFRRPDPFTADDVLLAEEVTARAAVCIDNARRFSRERETAIALQRSLLPQTLPRTAAVEAASRYLPAARAGVGGDWFDVIPLSGMRVAMVVGDVVGQGVQASATMGRLRTAVRTLADIDLAPDELLTHLDDLVVRLSSEAGVEGTTGEVGATCLYAVYDPVTRVCTLARAGHPPPLMLRPNGSPEEIDVPPGPPLGLGGLPFEPVELRLPEGTVLALYTDGLIESRDRDVDESRAVLSRALARGAGSLDETCHDILQSLLPPTGASDDVALLLARTKGLPTSQVATWDIPADPALVAPIRKQVVQQLETWDLSEEGFTTELVVSELVTNAIRYGERPIRLRLIHDDATLIMEVSDSSHTAPHLRRAKVFDEGGRGLLLVAQLTQRWGSRHTPEGKTIWAELALGEE from the coding sequence ATGAGGAGCCACAACGAATCCTCGGACGACAGCCCGGGGTACCCGTTCGACGAGACCGCCACGGCGCGGGCCGTCATCGACCGCGACGGCATCCTCGTCGAGTGGAACGAAGGCGCCCGGCGCCTGCTCGGCCATGCACCGGCCGAGGTCGTGGGTCTGCCCGCCGCGAACCTGCTGGCCACGGACACCGGAGCCCCGCTCCCCCCGTCGGCCGACCACCGCTGGAACGAGACACTCGCGCTGCGCCACCGGGACGGCCGGACCCTGAACGTATGGGTGCTCGCGCACCGGCGCAGACCCGAGCTCGGCGACCGCAGCGACTGGCTCGTCGTGACCCCGCTGGAGAACGGCAAGCCGCCGACCGAGGCCGATTCCCTCTCCGCCATGTTCCTGGAGCAGTCACCCTGCGCCACCGCGCTCTTCGACGAGCGACTGCGGCTTCGGCGGGTCAACGCGGTGATGGCCGAGTCGATAGGCCTACCGGAGGAACGTATCCGCGGGCTGCGCATCCCCGAGATCGGCGGCAGACCGCAGAACGACGAGCTCGAGGCCGCCATGCTCCAGGTGCTCCTGACCGGGCGGCGCCAGGACGTACAGACCCTGGGCACCGGCAACTCGGACGGCGCACTGGCCTGGCTCGCGCGGATGGCGCCGCTGAGCGACGCCGAGGGCCGGGTGGTCGGCGTCTGTCTGTCCGCCCACGACTTCACCGACCACTACCTCGCCCGGGAGCGCCTCCAGATCGTGAACGAGGCGAGCATCCGCATCGGCTCCACCCTCGATGTCACCCGTACGGCCCAGGAGCTGGCCGATGTCTGTGTGCCCGCGCTCGCCGACTTCGTCAGCATCGACCTCGTGGACCCGCCGGAACACGACGGCGAGCCGTACACCGGGCCCGTCTCCGCTCCCGTGAGCCTGCGCCGCGCCGCCCACCGGTCGGTGAACCCCGGCAATCCGGAGGCCGTGGTCAAGCTGGGCCAGATCGACGTCTACCCCTCCCCCTCACCGCAGGCCGACTCCCTGGTGGCGGGCCGGCCCATCGTGGCCACCGATCCCATGACCACGCTGGCGGACTGGCTCGCCTGGGATCCGGCGCGCGGCGAGCGTGTCAGGGAGCTCGGCATCCACACCACGATGTCCGTTCCGATCCAGGCCCGCGGTGCGACGCTGGGCGTCGCCGTCTTCACCCGGTTCCGGCGCCCCGACCCCTTCACGGCCGACGACGTCCTGCTGGCCGAGGAGGTCACCGCCAGGGCGGCCGTCTGCATCGACAACGCCAGGCGCTTCTCCCGGGAGCGCGAGACCGCCATCGCCCTGCAGCGCAGTCTGCTGCCACAAACGCTCCCGAGGACGGCCGCCGTCGAGGCGGCCTCGCGCTATCTGCCCGCGGCCCGGGCCGGGGTCGGCGGCGACTGGTTCGACGTGATCCCGCTGTCGGGGATGCGCGTCGCCATGGTCGTCGGTGACGTCGTCGGCCAGGGCGTGCAGGCCTCCGCCACGATGGGGCGGCTGCGGACCGCCGTGCGCACGCTCGCCGACATCGACCTGGCACCGGACGAGCTGCTGACCCATCTCGACGACCTGGTCGTGCGGCTCTCCTCGGAAGCCGGCGTAGAGGGAACCACCGGCGAGGTGGGGGCCACCTGTCTGTACGCCGTGTACGACCCGGTCACCCGCGTCTGCACACTCGCCCGGGCGGGCCACCCGCCACCGCTGATGCTCCGGCCCAACGGCTCGCCCGAGGAGATCGACGTACCGCCGGGACCTCCGCTGGGCCTGGGCGGGCTGCCGTTCGAGCCGGTCGAGCTCCGGCTGCCCGAGGGCACTGTGCTCGCCCTCTACACCGACGGTCTGATCGAAAGCCGCGACCGTGACGTGGACGAGAGTCGCGCGGTGCTCAGCCGGGCACTGGCCCGCGGCGCGGGCTCCCTGGACGAGACCTGCCACGACATCCTCCAGTCGCTGCTCCCGCCGACCGGAGCGTCCGACGACGTGGCCCTGCTGCTCGCCCGGACGAAGGGTCTGCCGACCTCCCAGGTGGCGACCTGGGACATCCCGGCGGACCCCGCCCTCGTCGCCCCGATCCGCAAGCAGGTCGTCCAGCAGTTGGAGACCTGGGACCTGAGCGAGGAGGGCTTCACGACCGAACTGGTCGTGAGCGAACTCGTCACCAACGCCATCCGGTACGGGGAACGCCCCATCCGGCTGCGGCTGATCCACGACGACGCCACTCTGATCATGGAGGTGTCGGACTCCAGCCACACCGCGCCGCATCTGCGTCGCGCCAAGGTCTTCGACGAGGGCGGTCGCGGTCTGCTCCTGGTCGCCCAGCTCACCCAGCGCTGGGGCAGCCGCCACACCCCCGAGGGCAAGACGATCTGGGCGGAGCTGGCACTCGGCGAGGAGTGA
- a CDS encoding ricin-type beta-trefoil lectin domain protein: MSDATPSNSPTTGSLFDATDERLTADLKRGSGKTPAQYPSGELLSRHWVPVFSYARLCTNGAQYAGMLTTAAFTRLFGESVRRTGPKAAWRPQLLVTVRRIAGEWDADKRRELLRPELRSDPNDKARAVDRLLPPENRRLVSRAFHRLPESARCVLWHAEVEAEDLAVPARLLGISVEDVSVALDRARELLRQNCLENHRELAPDEECRRYSRLLDVSLRPGGRICPDLQEHMADCPHCQSSAGQLDQSGGRLAGLLAEGVLGWAAQQYLHSRPGRRVRAEETQAGPVVSVAPGMDPHPGVGSYPEAAGSQPGTATGTGSGPVPGSVPQPGTGRSSEADFYADTDSVWGPSPRQAPDPSGAGPRPDLAPHPGAGAHPAAGQAFGPGAGPSADPGSGTGSHPTVSGHASTANTPGADSHRETGRRPGAALHSAGPRHAVRLPPHADTRPGEPGRRSPRRRNVALAILAVSACVLVPLAMWSGGDNAGRPSSSDAGTASEEPDARPTRVGTGGTETGTLSGRLRNVASGDCVGIADGKAVAGVEAVVATCSSSERQQWAYESDGLLRSLADKDLCLDSRLPSSVRLGPCDGDKDQVSVRYDLTLEGNLVPLGRPKLALAPVSGDEETGLVLKTRSEGEAQRWEIDTSVDSLQMEWITSYTNSDTAKPTRRASPEPTRTPPPPPPKPAPSQTPPPPPPPTPAPAPSWVCYGYYCWYDGASGGGYGGGYGGGGYGGGYGGDGYSGGYGGGYGGGGYGGGGYGGGGYGGGR; encoded by the coding sequence GTGAGCGACGCGACCCCGTCGAATTCCCCTACAACCGGAAGCCTGTTCGATGCGACGGACGAACGGCTCACGGCGGACCTGAAGAGGGGCTCGGGCAAGACACCCGCCCAGTATCCCTCCGGGGAACTGCTCTCCCGGCACTGGGTGCCGGTCTTCTCGTACGCGCGACTGTGCACGAACGGTGCGCAGTACGCCGGAATGCTCACCACCGCCGCATTCACCCGGCTCTTCGGCGAGTCGGTGCGGCGCACCGGGCCGAAGGCCGCATGGCGACCGCAACTGCTGGTGACCGTGCGCCGAATAGCGGGCGAATGGGACGCGGACAAACGCCGGGAGCTGCTCCGTCCCGAGTTGCGGTCCGACCCGAACGACAAGGCGCGGGCCGTCGACCGGCTTCTGCCGCCGGAGAACAGGCGGCTCGTGTCCCGCGCGTTCCATCGGCTGCCGGAGTCCGCCCGCTGCGTTCTCTGGCATGCGGAGGTGGAGGCCGAGGATCTCGCGGTACCGGCCCGCCTGCTCGGAATCTCCGTCGAGGACGTTTCCGTCGCGCTGGACCGGGCCCGGGAACTGCTTCGCCAGAACTGCCTGGAGAACCATCGCGAACTCGCCCCCGACGAGGAGTGCCGCCGCTACAGCAGGCTGCTCGACGTCTCGCTCCGGCCCGGCGGCAGGATCTGCCCCGATCTGCAGGAGCACATGGCCGACTGCCCGCACTGCCAGTCCTCGGCCGGCCAGCTGGACCAGTCGGGCGGCCGTCTCGCCGGCCTCCTGGCCGAGGGGGTGCTCGGATGGGCGGCCCAGCAGTATCTCCACTCCAGGCCGGGACGCCGGGTCCGGGCGGAGGAGACGCAGGCGGGTCCCGTGGTGTCGGTGGCTCCGGGCATGGACCCGCACCCGGGGGTGGGGTCCTACCCGGAGGCTGCGGGATCACAGCCGGGCACGGCCACTGGCACCGGGTCCGGGCCCGTGCCGGGTTCCGTCCCCCAGCCGGGCACCGGACGTTCCTCCGAGGCCGACTTCTACGCGGACACCGATTCCGTCTGGGGGCCCAGCCCTCGGCAGGCTCCTGATCCCTCCGGCGCCGGCCCCCGCCCGGATCTCGCCCCTCACCCGGGAGCAGGCGCCCACCCGGCTGCCGGTCAGGCTTTCGGTCCGGGCGCCGGTCCGAGTGCCGATCCGGGGTCGGGAACCGGGTCTCACCCGACTGTGAGCGGTCACGCGAGCACGGCCAACACCCCGGGTGCCGACTCCCACCGGGAGACCGGCCGTCGGCCGGGCGCCGCCCTCCACAGCGCGGGTCCGCGCCACGCCGTACGGCTTCCGCCGCACGCGGACACCCGCCCGGGTGAGCCCGGCAGGCGCTCCCCGCGCCGACGCAACGTCGCCCTGGCCATCCTCGCCGTGAGCGCCTGCGTACTCGTGCCACTGGCCATGTGGTCCGGCGGGGACAACGCGGGGCGGCCCTCCTCCTCGGACGCCGGGACGGCGTCGGAGGAACCCGACGCCAGGCCGACCAGGGTCGGTACCGGCGGCACGGAGACCGGCACCTTGAGCGGGCGGCTCCGCAATGTCGCGAGCGGCGACTGCGTCGGGATCGCCGACGGCAAGGCCGTCGCGGGTGTGGAGGCCGTCGTCGCCACGTGCAGTTCCTCGGAGCGGCAGCAGTGGGCGTACGAGAGTGACGGTCTGCTGCGCAGCCTGGCAGACAAGGACCTGTGCCTCGACTCCCGGCTCCCTTCCTCCGTCAGGCTGGGTCCGTGCGACGGCGACAAGGATCAGGTGTCCGTCCGCTACGACCTCACCCTGGAGGGAAACCTGGTGCCCCTGGGGCGCCCGAAGCTCGCTCTGGCACCCGTCTCGGGGGACGAGGAGACGGGCCTGGTCCTCAAGACCCGAAGTGAAGGCGAGGCCCAGCGCTGGGAGATCGACACCTCGGTCGACTCGCTCCAGATGGAGTGGATCACGTCGTACACGAACAGCGACACGGCCAAGCCGACGCGCAGGGCGAGCCCTGAGCCCACCCGCACACCGCCCCCGCCGCCCCCGAAGCCCGCGCCCTCCCAGACGCCCCCACCGCCTCCGCCCCCGACGCCCGCCCCCGCTCCGAGCTGGGTCTGCTACGGCTACTACTGCTGGTACGACGGCGCGTCCGGCGGAGGCTATGGCGGCGGTTACGGAGGCGGCGGTTACGGCGGTGGCTATGGAGGAGACGGCTACAGCGGCGGTTACGGCGGCGGGTATGGCGGGGGCGGTTACGGAGGCGGTGGCTACGGAGGAGGCGGGTACGGCGGCGGCCGGTGA